A stretch of Paludisphaera borealis DNA encodes these proteins:
- a CDS encoding mandelate racemase/muconate lactonizing enzyme family protein, which produces MPQVNDARVKDVSCEFEDTPFRTPLKFGGRVVDGSQIVNVAVTVETADGRRAVGHGSMPLGNVWGWPSPNIAPVAAAEAVRRLAQSASRWLASYPDAGHPLDIGNDLEHALGTLADEVIGELGLSEPMPKLMALVAASSVDAALHDAYGKVHGRSVYACYGPDFVARDLSHYLTPEFQGEFLDRYVSPAPRPTFPLYHLVGAMDPLSAADVVRPIGDGLPETLADWIDRDGLTHLKIKLSGDDPAWDAQRVLDVDRIAEEAGRRRGWAGWRFSLDFNERCDRPEQVLDLFDRLRAESPGALEKIQYVEQPTARDLNAHPEADMHRVAAVRPVVIDESLTGLDSLLLARQRGYSGVALKTCKGHGQALLMAAYARKHGLFLCVQDLTCPGASFLHSAGLAARIPGVEAIEGNGRQYCPAANRRWEDRFAGVFHPRDGVIQTGLLSGPGLGY; this is translated from the coding sequence ATGCCCCAGGTCAACGACGCCCGCGTCAAGGACGTGAGCTGCGAGTTCGAGGACACCCCCTTCCGGACCCCCTTGAAGTTCGGCGGGCGGGTCGTGGACGGCAGCCAGATCGTCAACGTCGCCGTCACGGTCGAGACGGCCGATGGTCGGCGGGCCGTCGGCCATGGGTCGATGCCGCTGGGCAACGTCTGGGGATGGCCGTCGCCGAATATCGCCCCGGTTGCCGCCGCCGAGGCCGTCCGCCGGCTGGCCCAATCGGCCTCGCGCTGGCTGGCCTCGTACCCCGACGCCGGCCACCCGCTCGATATCGGGAACGACCTGGAGCACGCACTTGGAACCCTCGCGGACGAGGTGATCGGCGAACTGGGTCTCTCCGAGCCGATGCCCAAGCTGATGGCCCTGGTGGCGGCCTCGTCCGTCGACGCCGCCCTTCACGACGCCTACGGCAAGGTTCACGGGCGGTCCGTCTACGCCTGCTACGGCCCCGACTTCGTCGCCCGCGACCTCTCCCACTACCTGACGCCCGAGTTCCAGGGCGAGTTCCTCGACCGCTACGTCAGCCCCGCGCCCCGGCCGACCTTCCCCCTCTACCACCTGGTCGGGGCGATGGACCCGCTGTCGGCCGCCGACGTCGTCCGGCCGATCGGCGACGGCCTTCCGGAGACCCTGGCCGACTGGATCGACCGCGACGGCCTGACGCACCTCAAGATCAAGCTCAGCGGCGACGATCCGGCCTGGGACGCCCAACGGGTGCTCGACGTGGATCGGATCGCCGAGGAGGCCGGCCGGCGTCGCGGTTGGGCCGGCTGGCGGTTCTCGCTCGACTTCAACGAGCGCTGCGACCGGCCCGAGCAGGTCCTCGACCTGTTCGACCGGCTCCGCGCCGAGTCGCCTGGGGCGCTCGAGAAGATCCAGTACGTCGAGCAGCCGACCGCCCGCGACCTGAACGCCCACCCCGAGGCCGACATGCACCGGGTCGCGGCCGTCCGTCCGGTGGTGATCGATGAGTCGCTGACGGGGCTCGACAGCCTGCTGTTGGCCCGCCAGCGCGGCTACTCGGGCGTCGCCCTGAAGACCTGCAAGGGGCACGGCCAGGCCCTCCTGATGGCCGCTTACGCCCGCAAGCACGGCCTGTTTCTGTGTGTCCAGGACCTGACCTGCCCGGGGGCGTCGTTCCTGCACTCGGCCGGACTCGCCGCCCGAATCCCCGGGGTCGAGGCGATCGAGGGGAACGGCCGGCAGTACTGCCCGGCGGCCAACCGCAGGTGGGAAGACCGCTTTGCGGGCGTTTTCCACCCCCGCGACGGCGTGATCCAGACCGGCCTACTGAGCGGCCCCGGCCTCGGTTACTGA
- a CDS encoding MFS transporter — translation MNHDPTSDASGLYSTALAPPPADAFRRGRWLALLAASLGWMFDGFEMGLHPLVAYPALRELLSPGVAATLGPGADSAAAATALATAVGQWNAILNALFLFGAASGGFLFGWLGDRIGRTRALTLTILTYTLLTGLGGFSTSVWHLAASRFLAAVGMGGEWSLGVALVMEIWPASARPLLAGVIGAMGNLGYLLIALTSLGVNVLSGQATTSWRPLMFIGVVPAFLVFMIRLWVPESARWEAAVADAEPVRPWEPLAPATRWRCVIATLLTGVALLGTWGAVQWIPLWAVTLAGPERAGAKEYSQIVAAIGACIGALAAALFSRRHGRRPTYFLLCLLSLASTGWLFRTPQTFGPGFLAGVFAVGLTTAAFYGWAPLYLPELFPTRIRATAQGIAYNFGRIFAGIGTLALTGAMLDRFRSDLPASLAVTSLIYVVGLVLIWFAPETKGRPLPD, via the coding sequence ATGAACCACGACCCCACTTCCGACGCCTCCGGCCTGTACTCGACGGCTCTCGCCCCGCCCCCGGCCGACGCCTTCCGACGCGGGCGCTGGCTGGCCCTGCTGGCCGCCTCGCTGGGCTGGATGTTCGACGGCTTCGAGATGGGGCTCCACCCGCTGGTCGCGTACCCGGCGCTCCGGGAGTTGCTCAGTCCGGGAGTCGCCGCGACGCTGGGGCCGGGCGCCGACTCGGCCGCGGCGGCGACGGCCCTGGCGACGGCGGTCGGCCAGTGGAACGCGATCCTGAACGCCCTGTTCCTGTTCGGCGCGGCGTCCGGAGGGTTCCTGTTCGGCTGGCTCGGCGACCGGATCGGCCGCACCAGGGCCCTGACCCTGACGATCCTGACCTACACCCTGCTGACCGGGCTGGGGGGCTTCTCGACGTCGGTCTGGCACCTGGCGGCGTCGCGGTTTCTGGCGGCGGTCGGGATGGGGGGGGAGTGGAGCCTGGGCGTCGCCCTGGTGATGGAAATCTGGCCGGCCTCGGCGCGCCCCCTCCTGGCCGGGGTGATCGGAGCGATGGGGAACCTCGGCTACCTGCTCATCGCCTTGACCAGCCTGGGCGTGAACGTCCTCTCCGGCCAGGCGACGACGAGCTGGCGGCCGTTGATGTTCATCGGCGTCGTGCCGGCGTTCCTGGTGTTCATGATCCGTCTCTGGGTCCCGGAATCGGCCCGCTGGGAAGCCGCCGTGGCCGACGCCGAGCCGGTCCGGCCATGGGAGCCCCTGGCCCCTGCGACGCGCTGGCGTTGCGTGATCGCCACGTTGCTGACGGGCGTCGCCCTGCTCGGCACCTGGGGGGCGGTCCAATGGATTCCGCTTTGGGCTGTCACTCTGGCTGGGCCGGAGCGAGCCGGCGCCAAGGAGTATTCCCAGATCGTCGCGGCGATCGGGGCCTGCATCGGAGCCTTGGCCGCCGCCCTGTTCTCGAGGCGGCACGGCCGCCGGCCGACCTACTTCCTGTTGTGTCTGCTCTCGCTGGCATCGACCGGCTGGCTATTCCGCACGCCCCAGACGTTCGGTCCGGGGTTCCTGGCCGGCGTGTTCGCCGTGGGGCTCACCACCGCGGCGTTCTACGGCTGGGCCCCGCTCTACCTGCCGGAACTGTTCCCGACCCGCATCCGGGCGACCGCCCAGGGAATCGCCTACAACTTCGGCCGGATTTTCGCCGGAATCGGCACTCTGGCCCTGACCGGCGCGATGCTCGACCGGTTCCGCAGCGACCTTCCGGCCAGCCTGGCGGTCACCAGCTTGATTTACGTCGTCGGTCTCGTACTGATCTGGTTCGCCCCCGAAACCAAGGGACGGCCGTTGCCCGATTGA